A genomic window from Castor canadensis chromosome 18, mCasCan1.hap1v2, whole genome shotgun sequence includes:
- the LOC109701528 gene encoding dnaJ homolog subfamily A member 1, translating into MVKETTYYDVLGVKPNATQEELKKAYRKLALKYHPDKNPNEGEKFKQISQAYEVLSDAKKRELYDKGGEQAIKEGGAGGGFGSPMDIFDMFFGGGGRMQRERRGKNVVHQLSVTLEDLYNGATRKLALQKNVICDKCEGRGGKKGAVECCPNCRGTGMQIRIHQIGPGMVQQIQSVCMECQGHGERISPKDRCKSCNGRKIVREKKILEVHIDKGMKDGQKITFHGEGDQEPGLEPGDIIIVLDQKDHAVFTRRGEDLFMCMDIQLVEALCGFQKPISTLDNRTIVITSHPGQIVKHGDIKCVLNEGMPIYRRPYEKGRLIIEFKVNFPENGFLSPDKLSLLEKLLPERKEVEETDEMDQVELVDFDPNQERRRHYNGEAYEDDEHHPRGGVQCQTS; encoded by the coding sequence ATGGTGAAAGAAACCACTTACTATGATGTTTTGGGGGTCAAACCCAATGCCACGCAGGAAGAATTGAAAAAGGCTTACAGGAAACTGGCCTTAAAGTACCACCCTGATAAGAATCcaaatgaaggagaaaagtttAAACAGATTTCTCAAGCTTATGAAGTTCTCTCTGATGCCAAGAAAAGGGAATTATATGACAAAGGAGGAGAACAGGCAATTAAGGAGGGTGGAGCAGGTGGTGGTTTTGGCTCCCCCATGGACATCTTTGATATGTtttttggaggaggaggaaggatgcAAAGAGAAAGGCGAGGTAAAAATGTTGTGCATCAGCTCTCGGTAACCTTAGAAGATTTATATAATGGTGCAACAAGAAAACTGGCTCTGCAAAAGAATGTGATTTGTGACAAATGTGAAGGCCGAGGTGGTAAGAAAGGGGCAGTGGAGTGCTGTCCCAACTGCCGAGGTACTGGAATGCAAATAAGAATTCATCAGATAGGACCTGGAATGGTTCAGCAAATTCAGTCTGTGTGTATGGAGTGTCAGGGCcatggagaaaggatcagtcCTAAAGATAGATGTAAAAGCTGCAATGGAAGGAAAATCGTTCGAGAGAAGAAGATTCTAGaagttcatattgataaaggCATGAAAGATGGCCAGAAGATTACATTCCATGGTGAAGGAGACCAAGAACCAGGACTGGAGCCAGGAGATATTATCATTGTATTAGATCAgaaggaccatgctgtttttactcgACGAGGAGAGGACCTTTTCATGTGTATGGACATACAGTTGGTTGAAGCATTGTGTGGCTTCCAAAAGCCAATATCCACTCTTGACAACAGAACCATAGTCATCACCTCTCATCCAGGTCAGATTGTCAAGCATGGCGATATCAAATGTGTGCTAAATGAAGGCATGCCAATTTATCGTCGACCATATGAAAAGGGACGCCTAATCATTGAGTTTAAGGTAAACTTTCCTGAAAATGGCTTTCTCTCTCCTGATAAACTTTCTTTGCTGGAAAAACTCCTTCCTGAGAGGAAGGAAGTAGAAGAGACTGATGAAATGGATCAAGTAGAACTGGTGGACTTTGATCCAAATCAGGAAAGACGGCGCCATTATAATGGAGAAGCTTATGAGGATGATGAACATCATCCCAGAGGTGGTGTTCAGTGTCAAACCTCTTAA